The window ctagaaaatcccaATGTCCCATCAATGGTGAGTTTTCAGCGGTCCTTGTGGGCTACGTAGTGCTCATTGACATCATGTCGGTTTACAACTTACATGAATTGTAATAATTCCTTTCCAACAGTCtataattttagattttttttttgtccaatcagattttggCTTCTGTATGTTGCCATGTAAATGTAATCTGAGCAGGATATTCACAATCCCAACTGCTTGCGTCAGAAACACACGCCATAGAAATAGCTGTTTCTTTTCGTCTTCCGATTTCATAATCACCACTCGGTGTCTTCACGATCGAATTTTCACAGTGAAGTTGGCAGTACAGTATTATtccatcctctgattggttgagctAAAATCCCCTAGTTATGTTTAGacctctgattggttgaaagAAGTATGTTCACCAAAGATTGATTTACAATGGATGACAATGTcatatatgattaaaaaatcgTTTTCAAGGCacactttcccccccaaaaaaggaaaaaaaataactgtatgTTGTAGGATAGGTCAGCTGACACCGTGGCTCTCTACCTGTCTTATTTCAATCTGGAAAAGGATTTACAGTGTTTTGTACTTCCAGAGCAGCAACAACTAGTTAGTTCTGAAAAGCAAAAGAGGATGGATTTTGtctttaaataatacagtaagtGTCGCTGGTCAGTACAATTTACTTTATTTCAAGTTGCAGTAACTATTGATTGTGAACTGGTGTATATATAGTGTAGAGATTTGGAGATGATGTTATGGAAGAAAAAGGTTGAATATGTTTATTGCTTTAATGGTATTCACATAAAGTACACaaaatgtctctctctctctctttctctctataATTGCCACATAGttctattgtgttttattttgtgtagttGCGATGCAATAGTACGTGGTATTATGAGGTGGATTACATAAATTGCTgtaagtccccactgaaggcccaTGTCCCTCTGGGAACAGCAACAGTTACGTTAACTACCCCAAACCAAGGGATatgtttaaattcatttttggtATACTGGTGTTCTGTGGTTATCTGTTAGTCTAGCAGGATTAATGCCTGTTGCAtatgtgcaaacacacacactcctgcATAGAGGATACGTCAGGCCACACAGATTACCTATGCAGAACCACAAATGTGTAGCCACCCGCAGTCAGACAGACAGTTTGGGAAACACATAACCGGTGTCtcaccacaaacacacaaatacaaacacagcATACCAAGCCATTCAACGATCCTGTTTACTCGTGACCATCACCGCTCTGCAGCAGTCGAGCCATCATTCCATAGATTCCTATGTAATAACACTCACTATTTTATAGGCTTTGTTAAAAGCCATTTCTGCTCTTTAGGTAGCACTCAACCAAGTATTGCGCCACCAAAAATACTCAACAATAAGGATCAGTGAATGATGGCTACATTAAATGTACTGCCGGAATTTAAAGCATATTTGCTACTtctacattaaaatataaagaAGCATTGTTTTTATGTGAAAACTGCTCACTACAAAGACTCAATCAACTTCAATCTTATTTGTGCAACAGCGCCATCTGCAGACCACTGGCAGTTACTCGGTTTGCCCCACAAAGCTCTGCAAGTCAACTTCAATTCCAATGCCATATTGTCAAGTTTTATCTTACATAACAATCGTTAACAAAGGATTCACTCTGCATTTGTTTGACCTAGGAGAGAAGACAGTGCCCTGCCAAGACGTAATcacagtatttactgtatttagctAAATGTGTGGTTTCCTCCCACAGACCGATGAATAAACTAGGCCAACAATGTGAACTCTGTTCCTATTTTTCTGCCTGCCtgttctgccattttggttttgttgcCACAGTTCTTTGGTGAATGGtggtgggcggagcctccaGCATCACACCTGATTCCAATGATTATCAGCTGGGTATTTAGGTGCAGCAGCATCTTAAGAAAGTAAGTTGCCATATCATTATATTGCTTTTCTATGGAAGCGAccgcgtggaactgccaatgtggcgTAAACAGCTTTGACTGGGCTATGTTGTTCCAACGTGTTGATAAAGTTGTTTCAACGTATTGGTATTTTTCGAACATATGGGTAAAACGTagactaaatgctaaaaactttttttttattcccccataatgccactgggtattaactttttttatgtataatttgtattatttcttaTGTATAACTTTTATTAACTTTCAATTATTGCATTTCCCAAAAAGTATAACATGTAGGcctattaacttttttttttttttttttaaatgtgtaacatGTATTAACTTTCAATTGCGGCATTTCCCAGTGGCATTAGGGGAAAATACCCCTTGGCATGAtgggaaaaatgctatgtttgtagcatttgaTTTTGGCCTACATTTTACCAATACGTTTGAACAACTTCACCAATATATCTTGTATCAattaagttttctttttttctttttttttttaatgtataaagtGTATTAACTTTCAATTTTGGCATTACCCAgtagcattatgggaaaaaaggtgatgactaaaatgtttttagcattttgcctacattttacaaatacgttcaaacgacTCCATCAATACGTTCAAACGGCTTTACCAATACATTGGAACAACTTTATAGTAGTACGTTGGAATGAGCCTACAGCTGTTTACACCACATTGGCAATTCCATGCTTCTGTACTTTTCACCGCTTCTACACTTGTTCTTCATCTATATTTTATCTTGTATCAATACTTTTaccctttgtttttaaatccttGTGGTGGTGATGCAAAATGACTGCAACCCATATGAGTGCTTGATCTTTCTACAACTGATGATGGCTTTGCTTTATTATACacaaatgattgattgatttgataacAATTCAGTCCCCAAAAAATTAGGTCTTCAGTCCATGTGGTCTAGATTTTATCGcctttctaaaatgtgctcCAAATGTGCACTTTGGCTCTGGAGATAATCCTGGATTTTTCCCAATTTCCCTGGGTGAGTTTTTCTTTAATCTGAATCTTGTAAACATACAATTTAAAGTCCATGATCAAAATTCTCAGTGATTCCCGGGTAATGTCTACCTCCAGGCTGTGCCTCCAAATCAAATATGAATTCTACTGGGAGCCGGTCAGATTCCgtgttttggttgttgttttcctTCCACTGTGACTTTACTCTGTCcacctcttttatttttttgtttgtacttgattatttattcatgttgtaatttttcattAAGTAATTCGTATTTGTTTGACACGTTTACCTGCAGACAAGAGTTGCTGACGGGGACTAAGCTGAAATGACAATATTACCAACTGTCATCAACTAAACTGAGCGTTTTTGAATTTAGTAAGACATTTTAGTGAGACGCTTGGGATTCTGCTTCAATTAGGATCTTTGTAATTCTTGGAGGCAGGAAGACAACTGTTGTGATCAAGTacttttattcctttttttccctcctgaatgctactttttttttatcgcctTACGTACAGCCACTGGTACAAATGGTAgtttattcagttttatttccCACAACTTTTTAACACCGCATTGGTTGATGTAGCCTGGAAACCAATGCAGTAATCTTGGCAGATCATTGGGTGGCAGTAAAGCACTGTTTGAGGTGGCAAAGAAGTATTGCGCAATTATGGTTACGTCATCAGTTAGCGACGGGTCGAGGAGCGGACATTTCAATGACagtttgcttcttttttctttgctttgttTGATAACTTAGATGGTAGGACCATAAAACGGGGTCATGCAAAGAACCGCATACACTGTGTTAAATGACTGGAGAAACAGGGTAGTCCCACTGATTGCACGGCGGAGCTCAAAAAGCAGAGGTAAGTGCACGCTCAGAGCGAACAGCTAAAATGCTAAGCATGCTAAAAACAAACGTCTTGTATTGTAGCGTGGCTATCTATTTTTACGGTTGTTTCTTAAGTTTTCAACGTTATTAAAGTGTGTCTCGTAAAACGGAGAGAATAAACATTCATGGGTGGGGTTATGTACCTTGAGCTCCGAAGACAGATGCTTAATGTGAAACTATCTGTCTTCAACTCTTCATAAATCTGATTGCAGCGTCCCTGTGGAGTTCACGTAATTACAGTGTGGTCCCGCCCCCGCGTGACAGGACAGAGAAGCAGATGCTTGACCGCATCCTCCGTGTGGACCATGCAGGTGAATATGGTGCCAATCGTATCTACGCCGGCCAGATGGCAGTGTTGGGCAGGTCTAGTACTGGAACTCTCATCCAGGTAAGAGAAGAATATGTTCTTCGCCTCACGATGCAGTCATAATTCAGACTTGTGAAAAGAGATTGAATGACCTTGTGAGATAAGTGGTTCAGGTAATGGATGGatttcaaaattaattttaacctGGCAATATTCAGAGGAAGCTTTTAAAGGACTTTCAACTGAAGGACTGATGTTTGTATTTGAGGCCCCAAGACTGCGCTTTGTCTGCCACTCAAACTCCAGGGTTCATTAAATCAGACACACCTACACTTATGGACAGCACTTcatcagtaaataaaataataatgttccTAGACTTTAAGTTGTTCATTCTGTCGTTACTTCGATTTTTGTGAGATGTTGTTTCTTCTATTACAGGAAATGTGggatcaagaaaaaaaacatcttgagaAATTTAATGAAATACTTGCTGAGAACAGAGTCCGGCCTACAGCACTGCTACCACTTTGGAACGTCGCTGGCTATTTCTTAGGTTGGTACCACACCACACCATCAGAACATTGAACTAAAGTGTGACGTTTGTAAATTGAAGTCTTCTGCATTGTACCTGTATTTCATTTCTAATTGAATGTATGTGAAGTTGTACAAGTCGTAGGTAACATCTTCATGTGCTTCATCACATGAATCTTGATATATTAAAGGTGTCCGATTATACGCAtctcaaaaaacattttttatatattgtttatgtGATTATGCTTTTAGTAAAGTTGTAGTCTCTGTTTTAAAGGGGCATCTACTGCAATGTTGGGCAAGGAGGTGGCCATGGCCTGTACTGTGGCGGTGGAAGAGAGCATCTCTGAGCACTATAACAGCCAGATAAGAACTCTGATGGAGAAGGATCCTGACAGATATACTGAACTATTACAAGTGAGGGCTCTCTTTTGTTATGCTTgaatattaaagaaaacaaacacgcaaacaaacaaaaaaaacaatagattATTATATGCCGCTCTCTGCCACAGATATTCATTTGTGCATAGAACACATTCCACCGGTTTACATTTGCTTCGAAATACATTtgacatgtttgaagataattgctgaaaacacGTGCAAAGAGTAGGAAGGAACTATGTAGTACACAATATGCTGTCGTGGTAAACTCTTTGTCaccattttagttttattgatttttgtttttgttttgtcacacTTAATATTTGAACTAATATTTGAACTTTGACCCACACAAATAATTCATTTAGTGCAACTTGAAATTTTTTAACTTTATGTAAACTCATTTCTTAAGGTGACACAAACCGATTACTTCAAGTGGTCCAAAATTTAAGTTGGCTTTATTActtaaaataaatcattcttttattttaacctgaatgtttttaattaatttaaagtatATACTATACGGCCAGTCACCGTGCCACCAATTTAACAcgtataaaatgtaatttaaattaaaattcacaaacacattcattcataaaCACATTGTTGTTTCAATTGTTGGCTCAATTATAATTTTGGGCCAAATGGCTAACATTGTACTTGAAAAAATTAAGACTGACAGTCCATTGTACAATCAACCATAACACTGCCTTTTTGTATTTGaaagtaagaaataaaaaagacaaccaAGAACACAAATTCATTAAACAATAAATTAGAATGTGTTTggtgtcaaaatgtatttaaagtatttgtatttaattcaattttatataCTGCATGTATGGATGTGGATGACTGCTTAACGCATCTCcctcacagttcagaggttgtGGTTTTAAATCagtgtgtggagtttgcatgtgctTGCTAATAACTTTCTGGTTAAAACTGAAATGACTGCTTGCTTGCATTAAGTACTAAAAACAACttaattctttttattttcgGAAATAAttgagaaatttaaaaaaatatatgcattcacacaatttaaaacatttcaggtaacactaaatgtattattttacatGGGACAAAGCTCAAATCctacatgtgaaaaaaaaaaaaaatcccacttcaattttttatttttctttaacacTCATAAATATTGTCGCAAACTGTGTACCAGtatatgaaaacaaacaaacaaaatcaacaacaaagggAGTCGTATTTCCGCATtacttcaaaatatttttaagttcatccaatattttttccccaatttgtatttatgtgtagGCATAAGAAATATGTTATGCAAAGTAGCATCCAGTTTTCCAGGTTATAGTTAGTGCTATTTTGTTGACAGCTAAGTACGGCTTTGAGAAGGATATTTCACAATTCTGAAGcctatttttatgtactcgTTTAAACTTGCTAGTGTTGTTAACAACACTCTTTTCTCTGGTGtttagatttattttcattttattggaacctttttttttatttttatcattctaCTGTAgacacacatttcatttttagcCCAATtgaacagcaggtggcagtactATCTACTACTTAGCCAGCCAAGCAAGTTTGTGGATTGAGAGATTGTGGTAGACAAACAGATAAATAACGGATACAAAACATGTTACAgcattttaaagacatttttagtGACAACAGCCAGTCTTCAAAGAATAACTGAAATTATGTCTTAACTCATTTATAGGgctatggggaaaaaagtgagtTAATTTGACCACAAAAAGGTCTCAAAActataattaattcatttaaaaccaTATTTGCAGCTCGACTGTTTGTGTGTCACCGTCCAGCCTGCATTATATCAGGATATAAACACGGGCGGAATTTGGTCATATTGCTTGTGTTTCCTTAAAAAGTATGGGACATGTTTCAAGCTATTGTTGCAAATGGTAAAAAGCCTCACAGCAGTTTTCACTCTCTTGGCATTGTATTCGCGGTGAAACTGAAATGAATCCACTCTGGAAATTTTTATGAAATTCATTAAGCTTAATGGGGTTTATACAGCGGTCttgcatacataaaaaaaaaaaaaaaagaagactaatTTGGCTTTGGTTCTGTGTGCGTGTTGTGTCTATTTAGGTTATAAAAGAGTTCCGAGATGATGAGATGGAGCATCACGATTTAGGATTGGAACATGATGCTGAATCAGTAAGTATGGGGTTCTGTTGGAACAATATGTCGCTCAATATCTAGAGTGGATATAACAAATCTACACAGCCCTGTTCAAAGTCcaagtttttgtgatataaagaAAAGAGACCGCGTGTCCTAATTTTTCCTATCATTAATGTGGACCTATATATGTACAGGTTGAAcccaattaaccaatcacattcaaactcatgttaaataggAGTAAGCACACACATGCCACAATTAAACATACTTATGATTAATCCCATTCATAATTcatagtaggcttttcctggcaTTTTTGTAGTCACATCTTGTAGCACATGAGCCACAGAGAGCTTCCACATCATCAGAGGGATCTTATTCTTTAAAGGTATTGGTGAGGGGAACGgtacaaaattattttcaagACATATAATAATAGAACACAGTGAACCCGTTTATTTTCAATGGAAGTTAATATGGCACAACAGGGACATTTTTAAGACCTGCATTTCAGGGCGGCTTCCAAGAGGCTGAAGGCAACATTGAAGGAGCTGCCGTACTTTCTGGAAAGTATtggctgtttgttttcacatgaGTTGTATAGGCTATGGTACTGTAGGTCACATTTAAAgttcaaaaaaagttttgaaataatttaatttcaacaGGGCTGTGTAACTTTTTATATCCTTTATTTGATGCAGTGAATACAGTGCAATGAACCCCTGGGACGGCCCGCGAATAGAGAAAATCAAtgtaaatttattaaaattataaaatttatttataaatacccccttactttatttatttattgttatttataggGGGAGGAGGGTCTGCGAAAAGGTGGAAACTTGTGTGTCTAACAGTGGgatctaactgtatttttttggggctttCTGAATTTGGtgctgattttgtcattttgatttaGGTACCTGGATACTGGCTACTTAAAAATGTCATCCAGCTGGGGTGCAAAGCTGCAATTTGTGCTTCTGAACGTGTgtgattttgtataaaataataataataaagtgctTGTTTTAATACTTTGGCTGATTTTTTGTGGTTATTATACACAGTTGCAAGACAAATTAAGTGAACTCTTGGGATTTCTGGCTTTCGGCAATTCCTGATTACTGAATTGGTCATAAAATGCGATCAGATCTTCACATAATTCACCAAAATAAACACGTTTTTCTTAACCTAATACTACACAAACAATTTCCTTGTTTTTACTAAACACAACACATGGATGTCACTGCAGAATGTTCAGGGGGAATTTCAGACCATTTCAGTTTAGCAATATTCTCGGGATAACTGATGTGAATTACTCTCAAAATCAATCCCAAGCAGCCCAATCGAGTTAAGGTCAAGACTCCAACTGGACCACTCCGGAaggtgtattttcttgttttgctctGTTACTTGGGTCCTTTGTGTTGTTGTGCTGTTGCATCACCCATCTTCTGTTACGCTTCAATTGGCAGACAGATGTCTTGAGTTCTCCCGCACAATGTCTTGCTTTGGGAATTTGTTTTTCCATTGAAAATAGTAATCCATCCAGTCCCAGCAAAACAATCCCAAACCATGATGTGCCCTCCATCATGCTTCTCAGTTAGTATGTGCTTTTgatcgacccccccccccccccgcccccgcccccaccaccaccacattgaatgtgcaaaaaaagtcatcagagaaaagggtggctatttatgtatatatttatt of the Vanacampus margaritifer isolate UIUO_Vmar chromosome 7, RoL_Vmar_1.0, whole genome shotgun sequence genome contains:
- the coq7 gene encoding NADPH-dependent 3-demethoxyubiquinone 3-hydroxylase, mitochondrial isoform X2 encodes the protein MIISWVFRCSSILRKTEKQMLDRILRVDHAGEYGANRIYAGQMAVLGRSSTGTLIQEMWDQEKKHLEKFNEILAENRVRPTALLPLWNVAGYFLGASTAMLGKEVAMACTVAVEESISEHYNSQIRTLMEKDPDRYTELLQVIKEFRDDEMEHHDLGLEHDAESVPGYWLLKNVIQLGCKAAICASERV
- the coq7 gene encoding NADPH-dependent 3-demethoxyubiquinone 3-hydroxylase, mitochondrial isoform X1 produces the protein MQRTAYTVLNDWRNRVVPLIARRSSKSRASLWSSRNYSVVPPPRDRTEKQMLDRILRVDHAGEYGANRIYAGQMAVLGRSSTGTLIQEMWDQEKKHLEKFNEILAENRVRPTALLPLWNVAGYFLGASTAMLGKEVAMACTVAVEESISEHYNSQIRTLMEKDPDRYTELLQVIKEFRDDEMEHHDLGLEHDAESVPGYWLLKNVIQLGCKAAICASERV
- the coq7 gene encoding NADPH-dependent 3-demethoxyubiquinone 3-hydroxylase, mitochondrial isoform X3, with the translated sequence MLDRILRVDHAGEYGANRIYAGQMAVLGRSSTGTLIQEMWDQEKKHLEKFNEILAENRVRPTALLPLWNVAGYFLGASTAMLGKEVAMACTVAVEESISEHYNSQIRTLMEKDPDRYTELLQVIKEFRDDEMEHHDLGLEHDAESVPGYWLLKNVIQLGCKAAICASERV